A window of Halobacillus naozhouensis genomic DNA:
TCTTCCAAATACTTATTGGGACAAACTAACCTGTGAAACTATCCCGGAATCATTCATTTATCTTCTCCCTGTAAACATCTTATTCATAAGAGAAAGGTTCATGACCTTTCTCTTGTTCGACATTTATTCAGACGTTCTAGATTCGACGTATGAGAAGTAGGTAATTAGACCGTCATCCGCATGGTGATCCTGATGGCAATGGAAGAGCCAATCCCCTGGATTATCAGCCTCAAAGGCGATGGAGATACGTTGCATCGGTTTGACATTGATCACATCCTTGGAAAGCCAAGGTTCCGCTATGGATTGACCATTGATAGCGACGACACGGAAATGATGTCCATGTAAGTGCATGGGGTGACTCTCAGGTGATCGATTGAACAAATTAATCTTGATCGTTTCCCCGAGACGGACCTTGTATGGTTCCACTTTCTTGTAATTCTCGAGGGAACTCCATATTACGCCATTAATTCCCCAGGCCATCCCTCCCGGACCCATGGTCATGCCTAGGTCCATATTGTAGACATGGTCATACTCCGTTGTATCCGGTCCGGGAATACCGGCTGTGATTCCTTGATACCTGGGAGCATTGTCCGGTGGATCCGCAAGTTGTAAGGACTCAGGGCGTTTATTATCATCCAAGGTACCTGAAGGCGATAGTGACACTTTTGCACGCATACCGAATTCGCTGTGACCAGGATCTATATCGAACATGTTATATTCCCCCGGTTTGGTTCCGATTAAATAAACACTAACGCGCTCAAATGGGGAGATTACGGCATAATCAACGGGCTGAGCAGCAGGCAGCGGAGATCCGCCCATATGGGTTACGTACATTTTCATTCCTTCTACCTTGATGCGATGGGTCTGAAATCCGTAATTTAACAATCGCAACCGAACCCATTCATTTGCCTTTGCCTCAAATACATGTTTCGGGTCCCGCTTCCAGTTGACGGTAAAGACATTATAAACATCTAAGGTACCAAGAAGGGCATTTGGCATCATCTTCTGCATCATGCTCTGATCCATCCGATTGCCATCCGTTGCTGGCGGGGGATCACCCTCACCAGAAATCTCCATTTCATCCAAACCTACGATCCATTCGGTATCTGCTTTCGGGTATGCGGTGGGTTCCACAGATTCGATGATAAATGGACCCACCAACCCCTTATTTACTTGGAGTGTTCCACCATGGGCGTGATAGATGTACGTCCCTGCAGGCTTCGCGGTAAACTCATAAACGAATTGTTCCCCAAAATTCACAGGAGGCTGTGTAACGTACGGCACTCCATCCATGCTATTTCGCTTTGGAATGCCATGCCAATGTATGGATGTTCCAATGCCTGGTATTTGGTTACGCAATGTAATACGTACCTGTTCGCCTTCTTTGACACGAATCACCGGGCCAGGAACCGTTCCGTTATAAGTCCATCCATCTATGGCTAGCTGTTCGTCAATTTGTACCTTCTCTGGATAAGCAGTGAGCGTAAATTGACGAACACCCCCTCGTTCGGTACTTTCTGCTTCGGGCTGTGATGGGGAGGGTAATTCATTGGTTTCAGCTGTCGAATCAGGTGAAGCTGGGGCTTCCCTCGATTCTTCTTGTTTTTGTAAAGGCGCTTGGCGTGATTTTGATGTGTTTGGTTCCGTTGGTCCTTCGTTTTTTTTTGTCGGCTTATTGCGTTGGGTTGGTTCTTGGGGAACCCCGGATTCCAATGATGGTTTCTTTTGTTCTTTGGGTTGTTGCTGTGATGATGTCTTTTTTGATGGAGGAGTGGAAGGTTGTGCAGAAGTGGGGACCTCCTGAGTGTTATTAGGCCTAACCGAATTTACTTTCGTGAGTGCCCATGACAACAGCAGTACGGCCGCGATTATAAATAGAATCAGAAAAGCCATTTTTGTGTAGAAAATCCACTTTCGGATGGTTCGATAGATATTTTCGACCTTAGTTCTGGCAGACTCTTTCCATTTTTTAAACATCATTCACCTCTTCACCCTAAAGAGTTGATAGTTTTGGCTAAATGCCTCAAAAAAAATGCGGGGATGACAGAAGGAGTTGGATCAGATAGAACCGCCATAACCATCTTTATTTTTTCGCCCTGAGTAAATGAACTTTGTCCATGACCTCAAGGGCGACTATGCGAGGATAAGCCCTCACCTTTGGCGGTAGGTATGATCATGTGGGGTACTAATCACGGAATAATGAGGAAATATTTATCTACCTATACCGAAGTATAATGGAACAATCAAAGGTTAAGAGAATTAGAACTTCCCTCCGGCATTTGACTCATTCCCTTCCTCTTGGTTGTTGCCATTTTCGAGTGTACAGATTGCCGAAGGACGCTTTATCCTTGGAACGAGACATTCCATTACTCGGAAATAACTGTTCATGGTCTCATCATTTAAGAAAGAGATAGATACATCCTGACCAATGGCTATATCGACATTTTGCTCACCAGTTGCCACGATAACCCCGCACCCATTTCGGATTTGGGATGATTGATATATTCCATCTTCAAACAAGTTCCGAACATGCTCAATCTCCAGCACCTTTGAATTGCCGTGCACCTGGTGCAACCGGGCATAAGCGTCAGGCGACAAGGCCATGGCAAAAGGCCCCGTGTGCCCGTTTTTGATCAAGCGATTCCGAGCATCTACGATATTTTGAAACGCCATACCTTCTTGACGAGACCAATCGCTGCACTTCAAGGTTTCTCTGCCACTTACATTCATTAATCCGGGAATGTTCAGCGATTTCGCCCCATTAAATATCAGATCATCTTCCTTCAGTGCTACATCATTTGCCGCACTAGCCGCCGCGGAAAAGTCCAGCGGTTTGCCTGTTTCTCTCGCATGCTCGACATCCCGCCAATAGATAACAAAGTCTTTATATAATATTGGAATAACCAGAGTATTACTCTGGCTCGGTTTTGCTACATCCATTTCGTCTCCATGCATGCTTATACTCGCAGGTTTCGGTTCAAGATAAACCGGATTGCTGATCGATTGCGCCCCAGATCCAATAGGTCCATATATATCTAGAAATCTGCTCGCCACGATATGGTCTCGAACTGTTTCAGTGACGGTCTCCCGCAAATGACTCCACTGTCTCTGCGTTAATAACCCCCGCGGAGAACTACGCCCTGATTTTCTGCTCGCCACGTTCATTTCCTCCTTTTCGATAATAATTTCTGCTCTAGCCATCTAATAAAGACGTTCCAATTTTCTTCATAGAGGAGTCCTGACTTCACGAAGCGCAAACGTGCCCAATATGGGTGTTTTTTCATGACTGCCACCTCCTCCCTTCTTTACGCATTCCCATCATCCGATGCTGCAGAATCTGACTTTTCCCGCCGATCGACCGGTTTAGTGAAAAGATAAAGTAGAATAATTAAATAGAATGCAGATAGGTCAAAAGAAGTCTTATAATTGAAAATCTGATTAATAATCGGCAGTTTATACGTGAAAAAACCTAGCAAGATACTGACGACGACCAGGATGAATTTCTTAACCTTCCACCACATCGCCTCCACCTACCTGTGGGTGGAGCGACGAGATCGATTTCTTCTTCTGCGGTATTGCTCGTAATCCTCGTCGTCATCCAAATCGTCATCTCGGCCATCGTCAAACCAATCTAGGTCATGACGCTCGAAATAACGAATCGTGATCCCCACTAAACCAATAAGCAAGCCGATGACAGCCAGTATGATTAAGGAAATAAAGATAAAATTAAATAGAGCCACTGCAGCTCCGGCACCACTGATCCCCCCGACGGCGCTCCCACCTGTGGCACCACCCCCGGCACCTGCGCCGACAAATCCGATGAATATAAATTCAATCAGTCCGAAAATAAGAATAGCGACTAAAGAGTAAACCGTTAATCTCAAAAATGGTCGCTGACTTCGGTGCATAATAATCCCCCCTCTTATATTACTATCATATGAAGCAAGTATAAAAGATGTGTGCAAGCAGCTAGAAGTGGTAAAAAAACAATCTCCTGTCACTCCTTCGTAAAGAGACGGTACACAAATTCAACACTAAAAACAAATACACCGAGAAGGATGACAAGAGCTAAAATGATAATAAGACTGTAGAAAAAAAAATCGATGAACCCGAGAAAAATAGAATTAGCCAATCCCATTCCTCTGGGCGGCCCCATCATATTGGAGAACGCCTGTTGAAATACAAGATCCAACAAACCGAGAAGGATAATTGACACTAACAAATAAAGGATCCACTTGAGCCATTGTTCGGCTTTCATTTTGGCTTACCACCTTGTTTTTGATAATTGTATCCTTTAAAATGGAGCAACTGATTTCTTACATAATCATAACCCCGACTTAATGCCCCGATAACCATAATCACAAGAATTAACAAGATTAAGAGAGTTAACAAGCTATATACCCAGAAACTCAAACCCATTTGTAACACTGCGGGATCCTGTAGGATTACCGCTCGCAG
This region includes:
- a CDS encoding multicopper oxidase domain-containing protein, producing MMFKKWKESARTKVENIYRTIRKWIFYTKMAFLILFIIAAVLLLSWALTKVNSVRPNNTQEVPTSAQPSTPPSKKTSSQQQPKEQKKPSLESGVPQEPTQRNKPTKKNEGPTEPNTSKSRQAPLQKQEESREAPASPDSTAETNELPSPSQPEAESTERGGVRQFTLTAYPEKVQIDEQLAIDGWTYNGTVPGPVIRVKEGEQVRITLRNQIPGIGTSIHWHGIPKRNSMDGVPYVTQPPVNFGEQFVYEFTAKPAGTYIYHAHGGTLQVNKGLVGPFIIESVEPTAYPKADTEWIVGLDEMEISGEGDPPPATDGNRMDQSMMQKMMPNALLGTLDVYNVFTVNWKRDPKHVFEAKANEWVRLRLLNYGFQTHRIKVEGMKMYVTHMGGSPLPAAQPVDYAVISPFERVSVYLIGTKPGEYNMFDIDPGHSEFGMRAKVSLSPSGTLDDNKRPESLQLADPPDNAPRYQGITAGIPGPDTTEYDHVYNMDLGMTMGPGGMAWGINGVIWSSLENYKKVEPYKVRLGETIKINLFNRSPESHPMHLHGHHFRVVAINGQSIAEPWLSKDVINVKPMQRISIAFEADNPGDWLFHCHQDHHADDGLITYFSYVESRTSE
- a CDS encoding family 1 encapsulin nanocompartment shell protein; this translates as MARAEIIIEKEEMNVASRKSGRSSPRGLLTQRQWSHLRETVTETVRDHIVASRFLDIYGPIGSGAQSISNPVYLEPKPASISMHGDEMDVAKPSQSNTLVIPILYKDFVIYWRDVEHARETGKPLDFSAAASAANDVALKEDDLIFNGAKSLNIPGLMNVSGRETLKCSDWSRQEGMAFQNIVDARNRLIKNGHTGPFAMALSPDAYARLHQVHGNSKVLEIEHVRNLFEDGIYQSSQIRNGCGVIVATGEQNVDIAIGQDVSISFLNDETMNSYFRVMECLVPRIKRPSAICTLENGNNQEEGNESNAGGKF